The Mustela erminea isolate mMusErm1 chromosome 6, mMusErm1.Pri, whole genome shotgun sequence genome includes a region encoding these proteins:
- the TMEM106C gene encoding transmembrane protein 106C, translating into MGSQHSTSARPSYCKRQKENREDLLADREQEEAIAQFPYVEFTGRDSITCLTCQGTGYIPTEQVNELVALIPHSDQRLRPQRTKQYVLLSVLLCLLASGLVVFFLFPHSVLVDDDGIKVVKVTFNKQDSLVILAITATLKIRNSNFYSVAVTSLSSQVQYMNTVVGTYVTTNVSFIPPRSEQLVNFTAKAEMGGPFSYVYFFCTLPDILVHNIVIFLRTSVKISYIGHMTQSSLETHHYVDCGANSTAV; encoded by the exons ATGGGGTCCCAGCATTCCACCTCTGCTCGCCCCTCTTACTGCAAGCgacagaaagagaacagggaGGATCTGCTGGCCGACAGGGAGCAGGAAGAAGCCATTGCTCAGTTCCCATATGTGGAGTTCACCGGTCGAGATAGCATCACCTGTCTCACGTGCCAGGGGACAGGCTACATTCCGACAG AACAAGTAAACGAGTTGGTAGCTTTGATCCCACACAGTGATCAGAGACTGCGCCCTCAGAGAAC CAAGCAGTACGTCCTCCTATCTGTCCTGCTCTGTCTCCTGGCATCTGGTTTGGtggttttcttcctgtttccacaTTCGGTCCTTGTGGATGATGACGGCATCAAAGTGGTGAAAGTCACATTTAATAAGCAGGACTCCCTTGTCATCCTTGCCATCACG GCCACCCTGAAAATCAGGAACTCCAACTTCTATTCAGTGGCAGTGACCAGCCTGTCCAGCCAGGTTCAGTACATGAACACAGTGGTTGGCACATATGTGACCACTAACGTCTCCTTCATTCCACCTCGGAGCGAGCAACTG GTGAATTTTACTGCGAAAGCTGAGATGGGAGGACCATTTTCTTATGTATA CTTCTTCTGCACATTGCCCGATATCctggtgcacaatatagtgatctTCCTGCG aacTTCAGTGAAGATTTCATATATTGGCCACATGACCCAGAGCTCCTTGGAGACACATCACTATGTGGATTGTGGAGCAAATTCCACGGCTGTTTAG